A region from the Variovorax sp. RKNM96 genome encodes:
- a CDS encoding glycerate kinase — protein MTASTPSFGPAPDPREAPRAFLEHLYRVAVDRALPLSTLGAHLPKPPKGRTLVLGAGKAGGSMVQALEALWPADAPLSGLVVTRYDHIPPRPEGVPQRIEIVEAAHPVPDAAGQQAAERILALTQGLTADDLVLCLISGGGSSLLVLPAEGLTLADKQRINKQLLDSGAGIGEMNCVRKHLSRIKGGRLAAACAPARVVTLTISDVPGDDAAVIASGPTVPDATTCADALAILDRYGIEVPAPVRAQLQSGELETPKPDDKAFTGHETHMIATPQQSLEAAAKAAREAGIEAHILSDEIEGESREVGKVHAALARAVAHRGQPFARPCVILSGGETTVTIRPRQPGQAKGRGGRAGEFCMGLAGALMGQPQVWALAADTDGIDGVEDNAGAFVTPDTLARATAASKKLSDHLDRNDAYGYFDAIGDLFVTGPTNTNVNDFRALLIL, from the coding sequence ATGACCGCATCGACCCCGTCCTTCGGGCCCGCACCCGATCCGCGCGAAGCCCCGCGCGCCTTCCTCGAACACCTGTACCGCGTGGCGGTGGACCGCGCGCTGCCGCTGTCCACGCTGGGCGCTCACCTGCCCAAGCCACCCAAGGGCCGCACGTTGGTGCTTGGCGCCGGCAAGGCGGGCGGCTCGATGGTGCAGGCGCTCGAAGCGCTGTGGCCGGCCGATGCGCCGCTCTCGGGCCTCGTCGTCACCCGCTACGACCACATCCCGCCGCGTCCCGAAGGCGTGCCGCAGCGCATCGAGATCGTCGAGGCCGCGCACCCGGTGCCCGATGCGGCAGGGCAGCAGGCGGCCGAGCGCATCCTCGCGCTCACGCAAGGGCTCACGGCCGACGACCTCGTGCTGTGCCTGATCTCCGGCGGCGGCTCCTCGCTGCTGGTGCTGCCGGCCGAAGGCCTCACGCTGGCCGACAAGCAGCGCATCAACAAGCAACTGCTCGACAGCGGCGCCGGCATCGGCGAGATGAACTGCGTGCGCAAGCACCTCTCGCGCATCAAGGGCGGCCGGCTGGCCGCGGCCTGCGCACCGGCGCGCGTGGTGACGCTCACCATCAGCGACGTGCCGGGCGACGACGCCGCCGTCATCGCGAGCGGCCCCACCGTGCCCGATGCGACCACCTGCGCCGATGCGCTCGCCATCCTCGACCGCTACGGCATCGAGGTGCCCGCGCCTGTGCGTGCCCAGCTCCAAAGCGGCGAACTCGAAACGCCTAAGCCCGACGACAAGGCTTTCACCGGCCACGAGACCCACATGATCGCCACGCCCCAGCAGTCGCTCGAAGCGGCAGCCAAGGCGGCGCGCGAAGCCGGCATCGAGGCGCACATCCTCAGCGACGAGATCGAAGGCGAATCGCGCGAAGTCGGCAAGGTGCATGCCGCGCTGGCCCGCGCCGTGGCGCACCGCGGCCAGCCGTTCGCGCGGCCCTGCGTCATTCTTTCGGGCGGCGAGACCACGGTCACGATCCGCCCCCGCCAACCGGGCCAGGCCAAGGGCCGCGGCGGGCGGGCCGGCGAGTTCTGCATGGGCCTGGCCGGTGCGCTCATGGGCCAGCCGCAGGTCTGGGCGCTGGCGGCCGACACCGACGGCATCGACGGCGTGGAAGACAACGCCGGCGCTTTTGTCACCCCCGACACGCTGGCGCGCGCAACCGCTGCGAGCAAGAAGCTGTCGGACCATCTCGACCGCAACGACGCCTACGGCTATTTCGACGCCATCGGCGACCTGTTCGTGACGGGGCCGACGAACACCAACGTCAACGACTTCCGCGCGCTTTTGATCCTGTAA